GAGCCAGACTTGCCGGCGAAGGCGTTTCGTAAACCGTCTTCGCCGGCAAGCCTGGCTCCTACAAATAACCTCTTTTATCTAGCGAGAAGATCACCACCTACAAGCCGAGGCGTTCATGTATCACGACAATATAATTTATAAGAAAAAGTCCAATGATCCTCAATTCCTGCTTGGCGTCGCCGTGGTGTAGTTTCTCGGCGCCTACCTGATGAACCTCGGCAACAGCGCCCTCAGCCACTTTCTGCAACCGCTGCTGGGCGATACCGCCGACAGCCTGACCGCCCGCAACATCGCCATCGGCCTGCTGATCGCGGTGCTCGGCACGCTGAATTTCCACGTCCTCGGCCGCCTCAAATTCAAAGTGCAAACCACCGTGGTGTGGATTGAATTGCTGATTCTGTTTCTGGCGTTCTTCGACACCTTCAACCTGTCCTACAGCTTCATCCTCGACAAAGTCGGTTTCCTCATCGTCCAGGGCGCAGCGACCACGCTGTACATTTCCGCCGTGGCGATCGTGATCGCCTTCGTGCTGGCGCTGATCGGCGCCGTCGCCAAGCTGTCGAACAACGGCCTGGCAAACGCCCTCGCCTCGTTCTACACCTCGTTCTTTCGCGGCGTGCCGCTGCTGATCCAGATTTACCTGATCTACCTCGGCCTGCCCCAACTCGGTTACGTGGTCGACGCCGTGCCGGCGGGCATTCTCGCGTTGTCGCTGTGCTACGGCGCGTACATGACCGAGATCTTTCGCGCCGGCATCCAGAGTATTCCGGTCGGCCAGTGGGAAGCCTCGCGGGCCTTGGGCATCAGCCCGTTCAAGACCTTGAGCCGAGTGATCATGCCGCAAGCTCTGCGGGTGATTATTCCGCCGACCGGCAACCAGTTCATCGCCATGCTCAAAGACAGTTCGCTGGTGTCGGTGATCGGCGTCTGGGAACTGATGTACCTGGCCAAGACCCAGGGCCGCGCGGACTTCCGTCACCTCGAAATGCTGATTACCGCCGCGATGATTTACTGGGCGCTGTCGTTCATCCTCGAACGGGTGCAGGCGCGCATCGAAAAACGGGTCAACCGATCCACTGTGCGAGGTTGAACCGATGACGCTGACTACAACCGCCCAACGCCCCGACCCGGTCGCAACCAAACAGGCTGGTCCGGCAATGATTTCGATCAGCGGCCTGAACAAGTGGTACGGCAATTTTCACGCATTGCGCGACGTCGATCTGAGCGTCGCCGCCGGTGAAATTCTGGTGGTTTGCGGGCCTTCGGGCTCAGGCAAATCGACGATGATTCGCTGCATCAATCACCTCGAAAACTTTCAGAAAGGCCAGATCCAGGTCAACGGC
The window above is part of the Pseudomonas prosekii genome. Proteins encoded here:
- a CDS encoding amino acid ABC transporter permease is translated as MNLGNSALSHFLQPLLGDTADSLTARNIAIGLLIAVLGTLNFHVLGRLKFKVQTTVVWIELLILFLAFFDTFNLSYSFILDKVGFLIVQGAATTLYISAVAIVIAFVLALIGAVAKLSNNGLANALASFYTSFFRGVPLLIQIYLIYLGLPQLGYVVDAVPAGILALSLCYGAYMTEIFRAGIQSIPVGQWEASRALGISPFKTLSRVIMPQALRVIIPPTGNQFIAMLKDSSLVSVIGVWELMYLAKTQGRADFRHLEMLITAAMIYWALSFILERVQARIEKRVNRSTVRG